Part of the Phoenix dactylifera cultivar Barhee BC4 unplaced genomic scaffold, palm_55x_up_171113_PBpolish2nd_filt_p 000823F, whole genome shotgun sequence genome, agcgccggatacggccgttgcagggagtagtggagtagggagccgcggcgtgcctcagaggaacagtctgttgttgtcgagagattgccgactcggggtcggatgactggatcagggggcagccgactcggggtcggactgcggcgccgaagatatccgactcggggtcggattgctggatcaaggggcagccgactcggggtcgggctgcggagccgaagatatccgactcggggtcggattgctggatcaaggggcagccgactcggggtcgggctgcggagccgaagatatccgactcggggtcggattgctggatcaagggactgccgtagtcttcctgggcgcgcgtgtcggtcacgtggggcatggtggctaaattcccccgtaacagaagagaatagaaaattaaactaccTAGATAGTTATCCAAGTAGtaaaagataaaagataaaagtTAAAATTTCAGACCACAAAAAATTTAGGGATATAAGTCAAGATTATATTGTAAGGGTAAAAAGGAAAATGGTTAATGAACAAAATATGATAATTATAAAGGTCAAAAGCgaaatattcaaaaaatatttaattgagGTGGATGAAAACATACCAAAAAATAAGAGTCAAAGGGTAAACAAATTCTTGCTAAACCCCAAACTTGGCTTTTAGATTAAAATGAATGGGTTGGACGCCGgtctaacttaaaatataatcttAAACTAGATCTAATATAGATCTCCTTAATTTGGACGCGATGAATTTGGATATATGGAGACTTGGTTTCATACAAGAAAATATAATTAGAAATGCTTTGTTTGAGAAAATTGATTGCATTTCAAATCAAACCTCAAAGACAGTTGACGTGATTCAAACTTGCCTGTCTAAATCTCGGCCAAAAAAAGGACTAATTGTAGATGTGGGTCAAGCTAGACACAAACTTGATAGGACCTCTTCCAACCATAGGCATAATGTGCAATTCGCCTTAAACATAAAGAActcaacataaaataataacATCATTTAAATAAGTTGTTAAGATTATATGATATATATGCTATatctatttaaaatgaaatagttatatTAGTAAGCTATAGCAAATGcttaagatatatatatatatatataatgtcacCAATCAACTAGTTTTGATGAGTTTAATCAACTTCATTTAGTTTAGCCGCCCAACCAAATTATGTTAGTTTTGCTATGGGTATCCCCTACAAAGTTCTTTAGGCCTAAAAATATAAAGTGATCATATGCTTAACATATACTTGGTAACTTTAATTGTTCTTCATTTAACCAACCTCCTTATTCAATTGAACTCCAAATTAGTCAAAATCCCACTACATCTGACCTTTAGTAAATCAACTATATCCATTATTGCATCCATTGAACCCAATTGTATCAATTAATTGATTTCCTCCAATCTCAACCCCAATTCCTACATCTTCATCCAATTCATCCCATTCCACTCCATTCAAAACCTAATCCCCACTTATTTCAGTCTGCATCCGATCCCAATTTACCaattatgaattcaattgaaTAAAATCCCTGTCTCCCCAATTTTCTTGAATCAATTAAGATGTTTCTTTCAAGTCGGCTCGATTCGTTAACCCCACTCCAATTCTTGCAAGTGACCCTAATTTCTACCAACATTCCATCTCAAATTGCACTTAGTCACATCCCATTCGACCGAAGTCTGCTACGTATGGAAGTAAattaaacccaatccaattcaatttttaatCTAGTTTAGCTAATGATGCTCCAAGTTGAACCATTGCATCCCCTCATCAGTCCATATTCCGGATTTTTTCtgacatatctactgttatcaAATGATGCTTGCTATTATTCTCCATTATTTTAATAGTTCTTAGTAGCTGTTAAATTTATAATAATCATTATTTAATCATCTCTCCGTTCGCCATCCTCGCcattccttctccctccctccccacccttccctctctctctctctctctcgccgccAAACCACCATGCTTCCCAACTCcgacctccttctcctcctattGATTTGTGCATCTCTCGGCACTCCGACCTCCCAAGCCCAGGAATACCTCAAGCTCCGCCTACTCCGTAGGACTCCCCTCCCCTCCGGGCGCCAAGCTCTCGCCCTCGACTCCCTccgcctctcctcctcctcctccaccaccaccacctcctcctccgtccCTATAGTCTCCGGCGCCTCCTCCGGCGCCGGCCAGTACTTCGTCGACCTCCGCATCGGCACTCCCCCGCAGCGCATCCGCCTTGTCGCCGACACCGGCAGCGACCTCGTCTGGGCCCGCTGTTCGCCTTGCCGCGGCCCCGGCTGCTCCGCCCGCCACCCCCCCGGCTCCGCCTTCCTCCCccgcctctcctcctccttcgccCCCTTCCACTGCTACGACCCCTCCTGCCGCCTCGTCCCCCACCCTCGCCATTCCCCCCGCTGCCCCCGCTCCCGCCTCCACTCCCCTTGCCGCTTCCGCTACTCGTACGCCGACCGCTCCTCCGCCGCCGGATTCTTCTCCCGCGAGACCGCCACCCTCAACGCCAGCTCCGGCCGGGCCGCCCGCCTCCCCGCCCTCCCCTTCGGCTGCGCCTTCAACGTCTCCACCGGCCCCAGCATCGGCGCCGCCCGCGGCGTCCTGGGCCTCGGCCGCGGCCCCATCTCCTTTCCCTACCACGCCGCTCCCCGCTTCGGCGCCACCTTTTCCTACTGCCTCCCGGACTACACCCTCTCCCCTCCCCCCACCAGCTACCTCCTCATCGGCGCCGCCCCTCGCCACCGCCACCAAAACCTCTCCTtcacccctctcctctccaacCCCCTCTCCCCCACCTTCTACTACATCCGCATCCTCTCCGCCTCCATCGACGCCACCCCGCTTCCCATCGACCCCTCCGTCTGGGCCCTCGACCCCGCCTCTGGCGCTGGCGGCACAGTCATCGACACCGGCACCACCCTTTCCTTCCTCCCCGCCCCCGCCTACCTCCAGATCCTCCGCGCCGTGGCCAAACGCCTCCCGCGCGCCGCCCTCGCCGGCAGTCCGCCGGGGTTCGACCTCTGCGTGAACGCCTCCGCCGAGGGGCTCCGCCTTCCGAGGCTGGCCTTCCGCCTCCTCGGCGGCGCGGAGCTGTCCCCGCCGCCGGCCAACTACTTCATCGACACGGCCGAGGGGGTCCGCTGCCTCGCGCTCCAGCCAGTCAGTCCGACCGGCCCCGGGTTCGGCGTCATCGGCAACCTCATGCAGCAAGGCTTCCTCTTCGTCTTCGACCTCGACCGCGCCGCCTCCCGCCTCGCTTTCTCCCGGACCGGTTGCATTGACTGAACCGGTCCGAATCCGACCCCGACCCCGACCCCGACCCCGACCCCGACCCGACCAATCTCTTGATCATTTTTAATTATTCTcaaatatatatacaaaaaaatcGTCGATACCGTGGGGCTTCCCAAGAAATGATCTTGGGAGGGATGGGTGGGTGTCAGGGCGATTGGAGCTGGCCACCTTTTGGGGTCCTTTTTATTTAACTTTGTTGTCATTGGATTCCTCTTCCTGGAGAGACAAGAGACAAAgaaagtattaaaaaaaaaaaaagaaaaaaaaaatgaaagtaaaGGGGAAGGGAGCAAAGAGAGCGAGTGAGCTTTGTTTCGTACTGAGAGTGAGAGGAGTCACGAGATGAGGAACTTGGAGCAGACAGGTTCAGCGagagctttttttttattattattatttcttgtTTCTTCCTTTTATCTTCCTTTTAACTTCTTGCTGGAATTGGGAACATTCTTGCATGGTGTCATCCAATGGGTTTTGATGTGTGTGAGTGGGAAAGCGAGGTGGTGGGTCTTTGGTGTGTGTCTCTCTGCCTCCCTGTTCATCATTCtttactctctcttttttttggtgtgtgtgtgtgtgggataAAGTTGAGCTTATGACCAAAAGGACAGGGGTGGTCATCACACCTATCCTTGATTCCCTGTAGATGAGGAATGGTAATTAATGGCTGCTTCtgtacccctttttttttccctttcttttcagTTTGATCAATTGAATGGCAATCATAACTGCACTGGCTGTACCGGGCTGCTGGTTGGTTAAAATTCACTCTGCTTCCGTAATTATTTTAGTTTATGTTTGTTTCCTTCGAGTTTGCTGTTTGAATTATTTGTTGATGTTAGAAATTTGGAGATGAGATGAAAGCTCGGTTTCTTCACTTGCTAATTTGAGGTCGGATTTGGTAATAAGTAAGACGAGCTTCTCTAAATTTATATAGATTGCACTTCATTAAAGCAACCTGCTCCGAAAATTGGATCAATTTTCTCTTCAAGAACTGACGGTTTAGGCTGACCTCGGTGCTTGTACTGATCTCCCATGTGACGCTCTTACGATCTAAAATACTTGTATTTTATTTGCATCTTCTAAAATCTTTGGTTTAGCATTAGGAGATGTCTATATGGTATTAGACATCTAAGTCCCGTCTAAATGTTGCAAGAGATTATGATCAATCGAAAGAACTAAAATCTAGTTTCTTATTTTCTTAAATATGTCAAAATTATTAatgaggttgggacactttattcAGATTGTTGATTATTGTGGTTGAAGACCATAAGATGATGTTTATTACTTGCAAAATTGGCACTCCACATTAATACCTGGGTGTGTAAGGGCACACTGATGGGCTACCTTGAAAACCAAGTTTATTGAAGCCACACCAGTCAAGCTAGGCAATATTATCATCTTTCGATAGCCTTTTGCATTTTCCTTGATCAAAGCAGTCAATGTTAGCTAATAAGAATTGAGTTGCTTTGATGGCCGAACTACTTTAGTCCAAGATAGGAATCCGCTATTTGAAATAGGAGAATAACTAGTTGGGGCAGATAAAATtaatcaaacaaaataaattcACTAGTGGTTTGTCAAACTGTGTCGATGAGCTATATTTAcatattaaataaatttaaaaataaaatttatgattttataaagggtttgaattatttttttaatatatgactaattctaatgatgaatttTTAGTGATGGGTTTTGTTGGAAAAATATTGGACATCACAACTTTGAGCCAAACCAACCTCCTTGACCTCATACATGAATCGAGAAAAACAATCTGGCCCTAGCCGAGCAATCGAGGTAAGCGACTTCAGCCGCAGCTGAAGAGCCAATCAGTCGAGGAGCCTCCAGCCAAGGAAAACAATCAACACGTATCGACAAGGACTAGAAGTTCTAACAACCGATAGCTTAAGCAGCCCACAGTGTGGCAACACTACGGCCTAGGCTCCACCGGTGCTGCACGCCGCCCACGCAGACTGGCTCCCACATCGCGACAGTACTATTCGCCGTTATCTAGTTATTATTGCACGCTATTTCAGGTCAGGTAATGATAAAATGGGCTCTACTATATAAAAGAGGTAGCTCGAGGGACCTAAGGTACATGATTTTAATGCACACCCACACATCATTACCCTCGAAGCCGACATCCTGCGAAAACCTCTTCCTTTCACATTGTTGCCTCTCTATCCTAACTTAGCCATTAGAGGGTCCCCGCCGAGCGGACTTTGTGCAGACCACCTTCAGATGAGATCCCCCTTTGCACCTCGACCAGCCTGCTCAGCTTGTCTTCAGCCGACCTCAGGGTCGTCTGAGCTGTACTCCGACCTCAGCTCAAATTTAGCAACAATAAATTAACGCTAGATGAAGGGTCAAGCCCCTAACAACTTCATTATCCATCGAAGGAAGAGACAACCAAAATGAAGTCATGAAGAGCCCGCGATGCATCGCACGCTTCGCAACACCACGTTCTGACCTCCTGAAGGTTGTTGCAGAGCCCGAACCCTGCTAATCCGCCATGCATGTGGACAATGAGCAGTTCAACCTGCTAATTCAGCAGGTGTAGGCACTGACTGCAGTGATCTAAAGCCTGCAACAAGCAACGACGTGACCAGAGCCGGTCCAGCCGAAATACAGTCACCCTAGCCACCACTCTCAATCGCCAGCACATGGCATGCGACTGGCCAACCACAACTCTAAAACTGGAACTCAGAGCGGTCCCCCCAGAGTTGGCGTATCTAGCAGAGTAATCCTGGTCGGGATGGAAAACAACATGCTTCAAGCCCCCATTTCGGCGAGGATTTCGCTCTAAGCCTTTTGCCTCCTCGCCCTATGGAGTCCCCATCCTGGTGGGATGCCGACCTCGATCAAAGAATCAAGAAAATGGGCTAGTAAATTCAGGCCATCAGAGGACAAGCTCCGAGGACAAACAACGACCTCAATTTTATCTCAGAGCCCTCCTTCACCAGGCGGATCATGGAAGAACTGATTCCACTCAATTCAAGATGCTCTAGATGAGGCCGTATGACGACACCTCGGATCCCCTGGAGCACCTTGAGAGTTTTAAGTCTTCATGATTTGCACAGAGCCACCGACGTCATGCTTTGCAAGGCTCCTAGCAACCCTTCGCAAGGTGGCTCGATTCTGCTTCTTCGGGCTTCAGCCCAATTCCATCCACTCCTTCAAGCAGCTCGCCCGCCTCTTCGTAACTTCGTAACACCCTTCATCTCCAGCCGAAGATGGCGTTGCGGCTCGAATGT contains:
- the LOC103715021 gene encoding aspartic proteinase NANA, chloroplast-like; this translates as MLPNSDLLLLLLICASLGTPTSQAQEYLKLRLLRRTPLPSGRQALALDSLRLSSSSSTTTTSSSVPIVSGASSGAGQYFVDLRIGTPPQRIRLVADTGSDLVWARCSPCRGPGCSARHPPGSAFLPRLSSSFAPFHCYDPSCRLVPHPRHSPRCPRSRLHSPCRFRYSYADRSSAAGFFSRETATLNASSGRAARLPALPFGCAFNVSTGPSIGAARGVLGLGRGPISFPYHAAPRFGATFSYCLPDYTLSPPPTSYLLIGAAPRHRHQNLSFTPLLSNPLSPTFYYIRILSASIDATPLPIDPSVWALDPASGAGGTVIDTGTTLSFLPAPAYLQILRAVAKRLPRAALAGSPPGFDLCVNASAEGLRLPRLAFRLLGGAELSPPPANYFIDTAEGVRCLALQPVSPTGPGFGVIGNLMQQGFLFVFDLDRAASRLAFSRTGCID